Proteins from a single region of Thiomicrorhabdus sp. Kp2:
- a CDS encoding EAL domain-containing protein — protein MVNKQNWLIYLLLIIELLLPSLVQATEKVSIGILAFRPKPIIEAKWQPLIDYLNQTIPNIEFELKPFNYGELEEAIKHKSIDFVFTNSSHYIQLSHNAKLSAPLATLINKKSGHAVKSFAGTILVKNNNKNIQTLKDLKGKTIATPSTKSFGGYQMQAYELLKTDLRVPEQIQIKTTKMPHDNAVTALLNGQVDAAFVRSGVLEGMEEQGKLNPNDLKVLNLQEGSDFPFLHSTRLYPEWPFATMPYVGEALAGKVAGALLALPHNGVVAQAINIQGFRIPADYEPVREVLRTLKVYPYDNIQEITFHDLWSQHRAEIVSLALLITTIISLVLLVFATNRRLHDSHQKLEKSNESLKIAAVAFDTQEAIFITDSKQNIIKVNNAYTRLTGYSPQEAIGQTPRLIKSGKHNTEFYRVLWEHLNTHGYWQGEIWNKRKNGDLFPVGQTITAIKDENDEVTHYVSTFDDITALKENEERIKKLAFYDPLTGLANRRLLNDHLKQALAYSSRNNSYFALLFIDLDHFKNLNDTLGHDVGDLLLIQIGERLIQAVREGDTVSRTGGDEFVILLEDLGFNNNEAAHHAKVAADKILKHLSQPFMNKGSEHPISASIGISLFTDHKESVEEMMIRSDLAMYQAKSDGRNAVRFFDPSMQEAIVIRSQIESELRHAIKFHEFVVFYQPKVDINGKTISYEALLRWQHPQKGLLPPNDFIQIAEESGLIVEIGEWVIQKACKQLSTWCKDEKTKHLTIAVNINEQQISRSDFVDVVFHAIDGAQCPANRLEFEITESLLMKKMDDTVNKINKLKEFGITFAIDDFGTGYSSLNYLKQLPIDWLKIDRSFVQDMLNDANDEAIVRTILALAKTLGLNAVAEGVETEAQRDYLIDLGCPVLQGFLFDKPKPIEEFSTHS, from the coding sequence ATGGTGAACAAACAAAACTGGTTAATTTATCTATTACTTATAATTGAGTTACTACTCCCTAGTCTTGTACAAGCTACAGAGAAAGTTTCCATCGGTATTCTTGCATTTCGTCCTAAGCCAATTATTGAAGCTAAGTGGCAACCTTTAATTGATTATTTAAATCAAACCATTCCAAATATCGAATTTGAGCTAAAACCATTTAACTATGGTGAGCTTGAAGAAGCCATAAAACATAAAAGTATTGATTTTGTTTTCACCAACTCTTCTCACTACATTCAATTATCGCATAATGCCAAACTTTCCGCTCCTTTGGCGACCTTAATCAATAAAAAAAGTGGGCATGCCGTAAAAAGCTTTGCGGGAACCATTCTGGTTAAAAATAATAATAAAAACATTCAAACCCTAAAAGACCTAAAGGGCAAAACCATTGCTACACCTTCCACAAAATCCTTTGGTGGTTATCAAATGCAAGCCTATGAACTCTTAAAAACTGATTTAAGAGTTCCTGAGCAAATTCAGATTAAAACCACCAAAATGCCCCATGATAATGCCGTTACTGCATTACTTAATGGTCAAGTCGATGCCGCCTTCGTTCGTAGTGGTGTTTTAGAGGGCATGGAAGAACAAGGAAAGTTAAATCCTAATGACTTAAAGGTACTAAACCTTCAGGAAGGGAGTGATTTTCCTTTTTTACACTCAACTCGCCTCTATCCCGAATGGCCATTTGCCACCATGCCCTATGTTGGGGAAGCCCTAGCAGGAAAGGTGGCTGGAGCCCTCTTAGCTCTACCTCATAATGGCGTGGTAGCTCAAGCAATCAATATACAGGGCTTTAGAATCCCAGCAGATTATGAACCCGTTAGAGAGGTATTAAGAACCTTAAAAGTTTACCCATATGACAATATTCAGGAAATTACATTTCATGACTTATGGTCTCAACATAGAGCAGAAATTGTCAGCTTAGCCTTACTCATCACCACAATCATAAGCCTGGTTTTATTAGTATTTGCTACGAATCGACGCTTACATGACAGCCATCAAAAACTTGAAAAAAGTAATGAATCTTTAAAGATTGCTGCTGTTGCTTTTGACACACAAGAAGCGATTTTTATTACCGATAGCAAGCAAAACATCATTAAGGTAAATAACGCTTATACCCGTTTAACAGGCTACTCGCCACAAGAAGCCATTGGTCAAACACCAAGACTCATTAAATCAGGAAAGCACAATACTGAATTCTACAGAGTATTATGGGAACACTTAAATACTCACGGCTATTGGCAGGGCGAAATTTGGAACAAAAGAAAAAATGGGGACTTGTTCCCAGTTGGTCAAACAATAACCGCCATTAAAGATGAAAACGATGAAGTAACCCACTATGTATCTACTTTTGATGACATTACCGCCCTAAAAGAAAATGAAGAGCGAATCAAAAAACTGGCATTTTATGATCCTTTAACTGGGCTAGCCAACCGCCGTTTATTAAATGATCATCTTAAACAAGCGCTTGCCTACAGTAGCCGAAATAACAGTTATTTTGCCCTTCTATTCATAGACCTCGATCACTTTAAAAATCTTAATGATACGCTTGGACATGACGTGGGTGATTTACTGCTTATTCAAATTGGAGAACGCTTAATTCAAGCTGTAAGAGAGGGGGATACCGTATCAAGAACGGGGGGTGATGAATTTGTTATTCTTCTCGAAGATCTAGGTTTTAACAATAATGAGGCTGCTCACCACGCAAAGGTCGCTGCAGATAAGATTCTTAAACATCTCTCGCAGCCGTTTATGAATAAAGGAAGTGAACATCCAATTAGTGCCAGCATAGGCATAAGTCTCTTTACCGACCACAAAGAAAGCGTGGAAGAGATGATGATACGTTCCGATTTAGCCATGTATCAAGCCAAATCGGATGGACGTAACGCCGTTCGGTTTTTTGATCCAAGCATGCAAGAAGCGATTGTAATACGAAGTCAAATTGAGAGTGAGCTGCGCCACGCCATTAAATTTCACGAGTTTGTCGTTTTCTATCAACCTAAAGTCGACATTAACGGAAAAACCATTAGTTATGAGGCGCTCTTGCGTTGGCAACATCCACAAAAAGGCTTATTACCCCCCAATGATTTTATTCAAATAGCTGAAGAATCAGGATTAATTGTGGAAATTGGAGAGTGGGTTATTCAAAAAGCCTGTAAACAACTTTCAACCTGGTGCAAAGATGAAAAAACGAAACATTTAACTATTGCGGTAAACATCAATGAACAACAGATTAGCCGTTCAGATTTTGTCGATGTCGTTTTTCATGCTATCGATGGCGCACAATGCCCAGCCAATCGATTAGAGTTTGAAATCACTGAAAGTTTATTAATGAAAAAAATGGATGATACTGTTAATAAGATAAATAAACTTAAAGAGTTTGGTATTACCTTTGCCATTGACGACTTTGGCACGGGCTACTCTTCATTAAACTACTTAAAACAATTGCCTATAGATTGGTTAAAAATTGACCGTTCATTTGTTCAAGATATGCTCAACGATGCAAATGACGAGGCGATTGTAAGAACCATTTTAGCGCTCGCCAAAACACTTGGCTTAAATGCAGTTGCCGAAGGTGTTGAAACAGAAGCTCAACGAGACTATTTAATTGATTTAGGCTGCCCTGTTCTTCAAGGTTTTTTATTTGATAAACCAAAACCGATTGAAGAGTTCTCCACTCACTCTTAA
- a CDS encoding Fe(3+) ABC transporter substrate-binding protein, with protein MKLFNTKLLSSLILSSAMVFPVGYSTSANAEEVNVYSARKTQLIKPLLDAFTRETGIKVNLITSKADALVKKLESEGRRSPADIFITTDAGRLHRAKELGLLQAAISEDALNKVPANLKDIDNQWLGLTTRARVIVYKKDKVNPSELSTYEALAEPKWKNRICIRSSDNIYNQSLVASMITNIGEQKTQQWANQFVENFARKPKGGDRDQVKAVAAGNCDIAIVNTYYLGQMLNGNDPEQVKAAQQVAVFWPNQNDRGTHINVSGIAITNSAKNVDNANKLITFLLTKPAQDWYAQSNNEYPVVANVEASDTLKSWGKFKSDSLNMSQLGINNPKAVRLMDRANWR; from the coding sequence ATGAAATTATTCAACACAAAACTGTTATCAAGCTTAATCTTAAGTAGTGCAATGGTTTTTCCAGTTGGGTACTCAACCTCTGCTAATGCAGAAGAAGTGAACGTTTACTCTGCCCGTAAAACTCAACTGATTAAACCTTTATTGGATGCATTCACCCGTGAGACAGGAATAAAAGTTAACCTAATAACCAGTAAAGCGGATGCTTTAGTCAAAAAACTTGAGTCTGAAGGTCGTCGTTCTCCAGCGGATATTTTTATTACTACTGACGCAGGTCGCCTACACCGCGCGAAAGAGCTTGGCTTATTGCAAGCCGCTATTTCTGAGGACGCCTTAAATAAAGTGCCTGCCAATCTAAAAGATATAGATAACCAATGGCTTGGTCTCACCACAAGAGCGCGTGTGATTGTTTATAAAAAAGACAAAGTAAATCCATCCGAGCTTTCTACCTATGAAGCGCTAGCCGAGCCTAAATGGAAAAACCGTATCTGTATTCGCTCTTCAGATAATATTTACAATCAATCTTTAGTTGCATCAATGATAACCAACATTGGCGAACAAAAAACTCAACAATGGGCAAATCAGTTTGTAGAAAATTTTGCCCGTAAACCCAAAGGCGGAGATCGTGATCAAGTTAAAGCGGTGGCAGCAGGTAATTGCGATATTGCCATTGTGAATACTTACTACCTCGGACAAATGCTTAATGGTAACGACCCTGAACAAGTAAAAGCGGCACAACAAGTCGCTGTATTTTGGCCAAATCAAAACGATAGAGGTACCCATATTAATGTAAGCGGTATTGCCATTACTAACTCCGCTAAAAATGTGGATAATGCCAATAAACTCATTACTTTTTTACTCACTAAACCAGCTCAGGATTGGTATGCACAAAGTAATAATGAATACCCTGTAGTGGCTAATGTTGAAGCCAGCGATACATTAAAGTCTTGGGGAAAATTTAAAAGCGATAGTTTAAATATGTCGCAACTTGGTATTAATAATCCAAAAGCGGTTCGTTTAATGGATAGAGCCAACTGGCGATAA
- the rimO gene encoding 30S ribosomal protein S12 methylthiotransferase RimO: MSKSQPTVGVISLGCPKATVDSERILTQLRTEGYQLTNSYQDADTVIVNTCGFIDSAVQESLDTIGEALQENGKVIVTGCLGARAEEITQVHPKVLAVSGPAAYEEVLSAVHEVIAPPAHNPFVDLVPAQGIKLTPKHFAYLKISEGCNHRCTFCIIPSMRGDLVSRPVADVINEAKRLKEAGVKELLVVSQDTAAYGVDVKYKTEFAEGRPTKTSMVGLSEALGELGGVDNFWVRLHYVYPYPNVEEVIPLMAEGKILPYLDMPLQHANPRVLKAMKRPGTVEKTLERIKRWREAVPDLTIRSTFIVGFPGETEEEFQDLLSFLEEAQLDRVGCFQYSPVTGAVANEIAEQVPDEIKQERYDRFMQLQQRISAEKMQAKVGKVMKVLVDEIDDKGAVARSMADAPEIDGMVFIDDAFHLVPGQFVTVEIIGADEYDLWAKPIDEFVTQESSYIELG; this comes from the coding sequence ATGTCTAAGTCACAACCAACCGTTGGTGTTATTAGTTTAGGTTGCCCTAAAGCAACCGTTGATAGCGAACGCATATTAACTCAGCTTCGTACTGAAGGTTATCAGCTCACTAATAGTTATCAAGATGCCGATACGGTGATTGTAAATACTTGCGGTTTTATAGACAGTGCTGTGCAAGAATCTCTAGACACAATAGGCGAAGCCTTACAAGAGAACGGCAAGGTGATTGTAACTGGCTGTTTAGGGGCTAGAGCGGAAGAAATTACTCAAGTACATCCTAAAGTTTTGGCGGTTTCAGGCCCAGCGGCTTATGAAGAGGTGTTGTCTGCCGTGCATGAGGTTATTGCACCGCCAGCACATAACCCGTTTGTAGATTTAGTGCCTGCTCAAGGTATTAAATTAACTCCCAAACATTTTGCGTATTTAAAAATATCTGAAGGCTGTAATCACCGTTGTACATTCTGCATTATTCCGTCAATGCGTGGTGATTTAGTAAGTCGCCCAGTGGCCGATGTGATTAATGAAGCCAAACGATTAAAAGAAGCGGGCGTTAAAGAACTATTAGTGGTTTCTCAAGACACAGCCGCTTATGGGGTTGATGTTAAATACAAAACAGAGTTTGCCGAAGGTCGCCCAACTAAAACCTCAATGGTTGGTTTATCAGAAGCCTTGGGTGAGTTAGGTGGTGTAGATAATTTTTGGGTTCGTTTGCACTATGTTTACCCCTATCCAAATGTTGAAGAGGTGATTCCGCTGATGGCAGAAGGTAAGATTTTGCCTTATTTAGATATGCCATTACAGCACGCTAATCCACGTGTATTAAAAGCGATGAAACGTCCTGGTACCGTTGAGAAAACACTCGAACGTATTAAAAGATGGCGTGAAGCCGTACCTGATTTAACGATTCGTTCTACCTTTATTGTTGGTTTCCCTGGTGAAACAGAAGAGGAGTTTCAGGACTTATTAAGCTTTTTAGAAGAAGCGCAGCTTGATCGAGTAGGGTGTTTTCAATATTCGCCTGTAACGGGGGCGGTGGCTAATGAGATTGCTGAACAAGTACCTGATGAGATTAAGCAAGAGCGTTATGACCGTTTTATGCAGTTGCAACAGCGTATCAGTGCAGAAAAAATGCAAGCTAAAGTTGGCAAGGTCATGAAGGTCTTGGTGGATGAAATAGATGATAAAGGGGCGGTAGCTCGTTCTATGGCCGATGCGCCAGAAATTGATGGTATGGTCTTTATCGATGACGCTTTTCATCTTGTGCCTGGTCAGTTTGTTACGGTAGAAATTATCGGTGCTGATGAATATGATTTATGGGCAAAGCCTATTGATGAGTTTGTCACGCAAGAGAGTTCATATATTGAGCTTGGATAA
- a CDS encoding DNA-deoxyinosine glycosylase: protein MNESYCESFNAIISEDPTWMILGTMPSVASLHQAFYYAHPRNTFWLIMQNLTNKPVESQLEKINLVKAKRLVLWDVLQSCTRPGSLDSAITQPVANDFESLLKRYPNVKTVVFNGKKSQQLFNRYVLKQQNIPTDIEYIALPSTSPANAAISIKDKQLFWQEKLSHLV, encoded by the coding sequence GTGAATGAAAGCTATTGCGAGTCTTTTAATGCCATTATTTCTGAAGACCCCACTTGGATGATTTTAGGTACTATGCCGAGTGTAGCATCTCTTCACCAGGCTTTTTATTATGCGCATCCACGAAATACGTTTTGGTTGATTATGCAAAACTTAACCAATAAGCCCGTTGAGTCTCAACTTGAAAAAATCAATTTAGTTAAGGCAAAACGACTGGTGTTATGGGATGTGTTACAGAGTTGTACCAGGCCTGGTAGTTTGGATAGCGCCATTACACAACCCGTTGCTAATGACTTTGAATCTTTATTAAAACGTTATCCAAATGTTAAAACCGTTGTTTTTAATGGAAAAAAATCCCAGCAATTGTTTAATCGATATGTACTCAAACAGCAAAACATACCTACAGATATAGAATATATTGCACTACCTTCAACAAGCCCAGCTAATGCTGCTATATCTATTAAAGATAAACAGTTGTTTTGGCAAGAAAAACTATCTCATTTAGTATAA
- a CDS encoding methyl-accepting chemotaxis protein, producing the protein MLANSSLKTKVLLSATIIGVVAAMILGIVIYYSSIAPIKNEEKNRVINEMTNYINGQINLKIQAGILGSTALSIEKSFIEALEVEEREKIIPIVSNIRDQFKNQTDYKNIQTQIITADGRAMMKSWKIDSYGQDLSNSPLIKNAMKSKQSTGSLAIGDLGVSIIAISPVISEGEMLGMITMIQGLASVRKNFTAEKNGQWLMLVDRSYVKERYGDMPIIDKNTVFNNKYIVANDRWFPKEVVDFTKNAFKPTDGKQQAVYPASDKMIIDIPALDEVGNVFGRHLFIIDRAQYEAPINAAVDTALVSLGGIILAIILLTFSIVIIVSRLVITPLQGVQNNMAKVVQTGDFSIRNQISSNDEVGKTSEAINQLLEQMGEALKEANHTVHALSQGDFTTRIHGNYHGDLEKLKTGVNSSAEIISAVMENLSQAMIDMRDGNYNAQISTQNSTGSFKEMLENAQQAFSETNQVISEINFVMMDMQQGKFDGQVNIEARGDLNTLKTHINESLHSLNSAIKDISHVVIALSDGDLTQTIGNQYQGDLLQLKDATNQSIDRLASIVSDAVQSGIIVNNEANSLSEDATVLSEKVQQQAAAIEETSATMEEMNAAVQNNTENALQASEVVEKVQVESEQASEVMSRTIEAMNSIQDSSNEIAEIVSLIDSIAFQTNLLALNAAVEAARAGEHGRGFAVVAGEVRALAQKSADAAKDIKNLIDSSVQRIDQGTKLASESGEVIREITQSIHEVASMIHQINSASQEQAEGVSQVHHAISDIDSATQANASLVDKTTLSANNMRQQASDLNKNMSFFKTNIKPVSSVAAHTTNSRPIPATVTANKPNNSTVEKKVSPTGVMSSSATPVQKPVTTKTVQETKDNRDEWAEF; encoded by the coding sequence ATGCTCGCCAACTCTTCACTCAAAACCAAAGTATTATTATCAGCGACGATTATTGGGGTGGTTGCAGCGATGATATTAGGTATTGTTATCTACTATAGTTCGATTGCCCCAATTAAAAATGAAGAGAAAAACCGCGTTATCAATGAGATGACCAACTACATAAATGGGCAAATAAATCTAAAAATTCAGGCTGGGATACTTGGTTCAACCGCTCTTTCAATTGAAAAAAGCTTTATTGAAGCGCTTGAGGTTGAAGAACGCGAAAAAATTATTCCTATCGTTTCAAATATACGCGATCAGTTTAAAAATCAAACAGATTATAAAAACATTCAAACCCAAATCATCACTGCAGATGGTCGAGCAATGATGAAATCTTGGAAGATTGACAGTTATGGCCAAGACCTTTCTAACAGCCCTCTTATAAAAAATGCGATGAAAAGCAAGCAAAGTACAGGGTCATTAGCAATAGGCGATTTAGGGGTTTCTATTATTGCCATATCTCCTGTTATTTCAGAGGGTGAAATGCTAGGTATGATTACCATGATTCAGGGACTCGCCTCCGTTCGTAAAAATTTTACTGCCGAGAAAAATGGTCAGTGGCTAATGCTGGTTGATAGAAGCTATGTAAAAGAGCGTTATGGTGATATGCCTATTATTGATAAGAATACCGTTTTCAATAACAAGTATATCGTTGCTAATGACAGATGGTTTCCCAAAGAGGTTGTTGACTTCACTAAAAATGCATTTAAACCGACAGACGGCAAACAACAAGCTGTCTACCCTGCTAGCGATAAAATGATTATTGATATACCAGCACTCGATGAAGTGGGTAACGTATTTGGTCGCCACCTCTTCATTATTGACCGAGCTCAGTATGAAGCTCCTATAAATGCTGCCGTAGATACAGCATTGGTATCACTTGGGGGAATTATACTCGCGATTATTCTACTCACATTTAGTATAGTAATTATTGTGAGCCGCTTGGTCATTACCCCACTTCAAGGGGTACAAAATAACATGGCTAAAGTAGTACAAACAGGCGACTTTAGTATTCGTAATCAAATATCCTCAAATGATGAAGTGGGTAAAACATCAGAAGCCATTAACCAATTGCTTGAACAGATGGGTGAAGCTTTAAAAGAGGCTAACCACACGGTACACGCCCTATCTCAAGGCGATTTTACAACCCGTATTCATGGAAACTACCACGGGGATTTAGAAAAATTAAAAACGGGCGTTAATTCAAGCGCGGAAATCATTTCAGCCGTTATGGAAAATCTATCCCAAGCGATGATTGATATGAGAGATGGGAACTATAATGCACAAATTAGCACCCAAAACTCAACGGGCAGCTTTAAAGAGATGCTTGAAAATGCACAACAAGCTTTCAGTGAAACAAACCAAGTTATCTCCGAAATTAACTTTGTTATGATGGATATGCAGCAAGGTAAATTTGATGGTCAGGTGAACATTGAAGCTCGAGGTGATTTAAACACACTCAAAACACACATCAATGAATCATTGCATAGTCTTAACTCTGCCATAAAAGATATTTCACATGTTGTTATCGCATTAAGCGATGGTGATTTAACACAAACGATTGGTAATCAATATCAAGGCGACCTTCTTCAACTTAAAGACGCTACTAACCAATCTATTGATAGACTAGCGAGCATTGTTTCAGATGCTGTTCAGTCAGGTATCATCGTTAACAATGAGGCCAATAGTTTATCTGAGGATGCAACCGTATTAAGTGAAAAGGTACAACAACAGGCGGCGGCAATTGAAGAAACCTCAGCCACGATGGAAGAGATGAATGCAGCGGTACAAAACAACACAGAAAATGCGTTACAAGCCTCTGAAGTCGTTGAAAAAGTGCAGGTTGAATCAGAGCAAGCAAGTGAAGTCATGAGCCGAACAATTGAAGCAATGAACAGCATTCAAGATTCAAGTAATGAGATTGCTGAAATAGTTAGCCTAATCGATAGCATTGCTTTTCAAACCAATCTATTAGCGCTAAATGCGGCTGTTGAAGCTGCACGTGCTGGTGAGCATGGCCGAGGGTTTGCCGTTGTTGCTGGAGAGGTTAGAGCTTTAGCCCAGAAATCGGCTGATGCGGCCAAAGACATAAAAAACCTAATTGACTCAAGCGTTCAACGAATTGACCAAGGAACTAAGTTGGCTAGTGAGTCTGGCGAAGTCATTCGCGAGATTACCCAATCCATTCATGAAGTGGCCAGCATGATTCATCAAATCAATAGCGCCTCTCAAGAACAAGCAGAGGGTGTTTCACAGGTTCATCATGCTATCAGTGATATCGATTCTGCAACTCAAGCCAATGCAAGCCTTGTTGATAAAACGACTTTGTCTGCCAATAACATGAGACAGCAAGCAAGTGATTTAAATAAAAACATGTCTTTCTTTAAAACAAATATCAAGCCTGTTAGCTCTGTCGCTGCGCACACAACCAATAGTAGACCTATTCCAGCAACAGTAACGGCTAATAAACCCAACAATTCAACTGTTGAGAAAAAGGTGTCACCAACGGGTGTAATGTCTTCATCTGCAACGCCAGTTCAAAAACCAGTCACAACAAAAACCGTTCAGGAAACCAAAGATAATCGTGATGAATGGGCTGAGTTTTAA
- a CDS encoding glutathione S-transferase family protein, with protein sequence MSSKLELISFKLCPFVQRAVIVLKQKNIDFDITYIDLNNPPEWFKEVSPLGQVPVLKVGDEVLFESSVIQEYVDEITPPSLQPDDVLVKAKNRAWVSFGGDILMALHPMVTSKDEAVSNEKRVVILQKLSQLEAVHSGGSYFNGETFNMIDAAYAPMFMRMDFINTLTGVNLLAKTPKLANWSKNLLAMKCVQESVVPELPAMYKGMLKQMDGYLATLMKD encoded by the coding sequence ATGTCATCAAAATTAGAATTAATCAGTTTCAAATTGTGTCCATTTGTACAGCGTGCTGTTATTGTTTTGAAACAAAAAAATATTGATTTTGATATTACTTACATCGATTTAAATAACCCTCCTGAGTGGTTTAAAGAGGTTTCACCATTAGGCCAGGTACCTGTTTTAAAAGTGGGTGATGAGGTGCTGTTTGAATCATCGGTAATTCAAGAATATGTTGATGAAATCACGCCCCCTTCATTACAACCAGATGACGTATTAGTAAAAGCTAAAAATCGTGCATGGGTTAGTTTTGGTGGCGATATTTTAATGGCTTTACACCCAATGGTTACCAGTAAAGATGAAGCCGTTTCTAATGAAAAACGGGTTGTTATTTTACAAAAGCTCTCTCAGTTAGAAGCGGTGCATTCAGGTGGAAGCTATTTTAATGGTGAAACGTTTAATATGATCGATGCGGCTTATGCACCAATGTTTATGCGAATGGATTTTATCAATACCCTAACAGGCGTGAATTTATTGGCTAAGACACCCAAACTGGCAAATTGGTCTAAAAACTTGTTGGCAATGAAATGTGTTCAAGAATCTGTTGTCCCTGAACTGCCAGCTATGTATAAAGGCATGCTCAAACAGATGGATGGCTACCTAGCCACGTTAATGAAAGACTAA
- a CDS encoding YfhL family 4Fe-4S dicluster ferredoxin, which produces MALKIIKGCINCDMCEPECPNKAIYMGDKIYEINPDLCTECVGFYDQPTCISVCPLDCIITDPERVEDHDTLYEKFTELVKNDKI; this is translated from the coding sequence ATGGCATTAAAGATTATTAAGGGCTGCATTAATTGTGATATGTGTGAGCCTGAATGCCCTAATAAAGCGATTTATATGGGGGATAAAATCTATGAGATTAATCCAGATTTATGTACCGAGTGTGTTGGTTTTTATGATCAACCCACTTGTATTAGCGTTTGTCCATTAGATTGCATCATTACAGATCCAGAGCGTGTTGAAGATCATGATACGCTTTATGAGAAGTTTACCGAATTGGTTAAGAACGATAAAATTTAA
- the yegQ gene encoding tRNA 5-hydroxyuridine modification protein YegQ, with translation MEAENQKVVSELLSPAGTFKNMEYAFAYGADAVYAGQPRYSLRVRNNEFDEENLAKGIARAHELGKKFYVVSNIAAHNSKVNTYMKDIEPVIAMKPDALIMSDPGLIAMVHEKFPEQEIHLSVQSNAVNWATVKFWYQNGVRRVVLSRELSIAEIREIREKVPEMELEVFVHGALCIAYSGRCLLSGYINKRDANQGTCTNACRWNYNTYEAKEDETGDVVGTPRIEVANITDLTGSTERAAPEVTNYSPEPTLGIGETTEVAMLLEEEGRPGELMPAFEDEHGTYIMNSKDLRAVELIPELVDMGVHSLKIEGRTKSHYYVARTAQVYRKAIDDALEGKEFDKTLLTDLESLASRGYTEGFLRRHVHSEYQNYEYGVSKSERQRFVGEVTGVIERDGKSFLEVDVKNKFCVGDSIEIMSPAGNVSMVLDHMQTHHDEVVDCAKGSGWLVRIPNPFKDLDESVLKFCLVMRNESWGGDVKRDAAAKKVKEQQEAIDTENRAKAKTAS, from the coding sequence TTGGAAGCAGAAAATCAAAAAGTTGTATCTGAGCTGTTATCACCAGCCGGTACCTTTAAAAACATGGAATACGCCTTTGCTTATGGAGCAGATGCCGTTTACGCAGGTCAACCACGCTATAGCTTACGTGTAAGAAATAATGAGTTTGATGAAGAGAATTTAGCAAAGGGTATTGCCCGTGCCCATGAGTTAGGTAAAAAGTTTTATGTGGTGAGTAACATTGCCGCACACAACTCTAAAGTAAATACCTACATGAAAGACATTGAACCCGTTATTGCTATGAAGCCAGATGCTTTGATTATGTCTGATCCTGGTTTAATTGCCATGGTACATGAGAAATTTCCAGAACAAGAGATTCATTTATCCGTTCAGTCGAATGCGGTGAACTGGGCTACGGTTAAGTTTTGGTATCAAAATGGGGTACGCCGTGTGGTGTTATCTCGTGAATTATCGATTGCAGAAATCCGTGAAATCCGTGAAAAAGTACCAGAGATGGAACTTGAAGTCTTTGTACACGGCGCATTATGTATTGCCTATTCTGGACGTTGTTTACTATCAGGCTACATCAATAAACGTGATGCAAATCAGGGGACTTGTACCAATGCGTGCCGTTGGAACTACAACACCTATGAAGCCAAAGAAGACGAAACGGGGGATGTTGTCGGGACACCACGTATTGAAGTGGCTAATATCACAGACTTAACGGGTAGTACTGAGCGTGCTGCTCCTGAAGTAACAAATTACTCTCCAGAACCTACTTTAGGAATTGGCGAAACTACAGAAGTGGCCATGTTGCTTGAAGAAGAAGGGCGTCCAGGTGAATTAATGCCAGCGTTTGAAGACGAGCATGGTACTTATATCATGAACTCAAAAGACTTACGTGCCGTTGAACTGATTCCTGAATTGGTTGATATGGGGGTTCACTCTCTTAAAATCGAAGGGCGTACTAAATCACACTACTATGTTGCTAGAACGGCGCAGGTTTACCGTAAAGCGATAGATGATGCGCTGGAAGGTAAAGAGTTTGACAAAACGTTATTAACTGATTTAGAAAGTTTAGCCAGTCGAGGTTATACAGAAGGTTTTTTACGTCGCCATGTGCACTCTGAATACCAAAACTATGAGTATGGGGTTTCTAAATCGGAACGCCAGCGTTTTGTGGGTGAAGTGACAGGGGTGATTGAGCGTGATGGTAAATCATTCTTAGAAGTTGATGTTAAAAACAAATTCTGTGTAGGCGATTCGATTGAGATTATGAGCCCAGCAGGTAATGTATCTATGGTGCTTGACCATATGCAAACGCATCACGATGAAGTGGTTGATTGTGCGAAGGGCTCTGGTTGGTTGGTTAGAATTCCTAACCCATTTAAAGATTTAGATGAATCGGTGCTTAAATTCTGCTTAGTGATGCGTAATGAGTCTTGGGGTGGTGATGTTAAGCGTGATGCGGCGGCTAAAAAAGTCAAAGAGCAACAAGAAGCGATTGACACGGAAAACCGCGCTAAAGCTAAAACAGCAAGCTAA